aACTTGTTCACGTCCAATAATTGAAATATATGTAGTCCATTTTCACTGTAATTTATGGATTCTATTAAAATCTGACACCGCCTGACAATGTGGAAAGACTCACCTAGATAGTCATCCATCAGAGATCCAATGGCAAACtgaaaaacagacatttttctGAGTGATTTTGTACAAACTTCCAGATAAAGCATGGCATGGTATACATTTCAAtctttcataaataaataaataagaattatAATAATACGTACAATATCATTTTTGTCGACTCGTGTTCCTACAATCTTTAACCTGATCTCATCATCTTGCTGGATCACAATGtccttgaaaacaaacaaaaaatggataTAAATACAAACAGCTTGGATACTTGAGAGATtccaaaattgaaaataaacatgGTATAGCTTGGGAGTGGTTATACCAAAACAAGTGGTTTTCTTTGACTcctgaatttatttttcatgacaaaTGGTATTCCCAACatgaaaatgagagaaaaacttcacatgcaaacacaaaataaaaagcattaaaaaacaaattaagacaacttctcaactcaactgtgtttatagagcactttaaaacaaccacggcgatatacaaaatgctgtacatggagcaaaaataaatcatacaacaacaaacaataaaacaataaataaacaaacacagtagAAAGGTGTGCAGGTGAAATACAGGTGTGCaggggcggaggagctcagagacgTAAGGTGGGGTGAggtcatttcaagatttgaaaattaATAATAGTATCttaaaaagaaatttaaaatgtATAGGCAGCCAATGACAGGATGCCAGTGATGGAGTTATGTGCTACatcttacaagtaccagtcaagtatgcaggctacaccctgaactggttgcaagccaaacACAGGGTACAGACTGGCAAACAACCATTCTGACACCTTCAGTCAGTCACACCAAGGTACAATTTCGTGTTTCAttcatctgccatgcatgtatttggaatgtgagaggaaacaggagtacctggggaaaacccacacaggcatggggaggacATGACAAACGGAGGGCCAAGAAAATACTGAGGTCATCTGTACTAACACTGACTGCCATTTCTACTTTATTGATGGTCCCAGTTCCCCCTGAAAAAAGGAGCACCGCGGAATGAtgctgccaccaccatgctttTCTGTAAGTGTGGTCttcttttggtgatgagcaTTGTTGTGTTTGCGCCAAACAAGTTTTTGGAATTAGGCCCCAAAAGTTCAAACTTAGTTTCGCCGTGTGTGCTAATTCCCATTTAGCATGCATTTGAATGTGATAGGTTAATTCGGAAAACAGCCACatccaggtgtgagtgtgagcacactTTGGCAAGCAGCCCCAGtactttggttgttgttgtttttttcccgtttttttttacgcccgcccccccctcaaaattaCATACATAcgaactgttaaaaaaatgtcgcTGTCTCCTCACACCACTGGGATTGTGAACAAAGTTTGGCCATATACCCCTGTTTTGAATTCACAAAACATACAACATATATTTTACCTCATCGACTGTCTTATAGCATGGTGGGTTAGAGTTTGGATCAAACTCCATTTCTGAGGGGATGGACTGCAAAAAGAAACATCTGTTAAGAGTGGATGGGACAATGTTTGGTGGGCAGAAGGCTGCAAGTAAAAGTGAAAGCTGACTCACATGACGGGAGATGAAACATGACATGGGCCCAATTTCAGTGAACAAACCAACCtgcaaaaccagaaaaaaacccattaCACATAACTAAGAGAAGCTAAACCCGAGAAGGTAACGTGTACATATGCAAAACACcatgtcaatattttttaaacaaaccaatTCATTACAAAGCATAAACCCCGAACAATACCCAGCTTTGTATATAATGAGCATGAAGCACAGTGAGTTGCAGAGGGATATGTTgtgacaacatccatccattttcttgcgCTTATCAGGGGTAGGGTTGCAGGAGTAGCGGCTTCAACAGAAAAGCCCAGACATTCTTCTGCGGAGCCATTTTGTCCAGGTCTTCCGGAGGGATCCTAAGGCGTTTTCAGGCCATCAGGGAGACGTGTCTGCAGCTTGTCCCGATTCATCCCCGGGCCTCCTCCCAGTGAGATGTGCCCTGAACACCTCACGCCTcagggaggcattcaggagACATTCTGATCAGATGCATGAGCCACCTCATCAGGCTCCACTCAATGCGGAAGAGCAGGGACTGTACTCGGAGCTCCTCCcaaatgactgagcttctcacgcTATGTCAAACAAAGACATAGCGTGTCTTTGTTTGACATAGCGTCCTTTTGTCCAGGATCTTGTTCTTGTTCAGAACTCACAGATTCTGACTGTAGTTGAGGGTGGGAACGTAGATCCTACAAGTAAATTCAGCGTTTCACCTCTCGGCTCAGCTTCTTCTTGACCACAACAAACCGACagagtctgcatcacagcagatgctacaCTGCCTGCCAATATATATACTCCCCTCACTTGTGGACAAgaacccaagatacttgaactcctcgaCTTGGGGCAGGTTCTCATGCCCTGGAGAGGGCATTGCACCcctttctgactgaggaccatggtctcagatttggaggtgctgattttcatcccagccTCTTACGCTCTGCTTTGAAtgtgcaatactgaggccaccaaataGGGCTCTCTCCGTCTCCCTTCCTCTCTGCCTTGGGTGCGCCTAGAAAATCAGTGACAAAGGGCCAACCTTCACTGGAAACAAATCCGACTTACTGATAGCAACATGGACCAAAATGACACCGGTCGTAAGGTGCATGAATGGCCCGTATCAGAGGGTTTGATACCCCGTACTAGGCAAGGCACAAGGtcgaacgccttctccaagagTGTGAAGATGGTCCACTGTTCTACGGCCAGGACGATGGTACCAACAAATGTTACACTTTAATGTATGATGCCGGTGAACTTTTGTATCCATTAAATATTCCCACTTTCACACTTCTTCCATCTGGCAGCTGCTACAAGAGtcgcaacaaaacaacaagactAAAAAACAGCTTCTaccctcattcattcattcattcattcattcatcttccgagccgcttgatcctcactagggtcgcggggggtgctggagccaatcccagctgtctccgggcagtaggcgggggacaccctgaatcggttgccagccaatcgcagggcacagaaacgaacaaccattagcactcacacctagggacaatttggagtgttcaatcagcctgccatacctctgcactgtgaagccgacgtgctaaccactggactaccgggcgcttCTACCCTCATGCCATTAAATTCCTgaacaaatgacatcacaatctaGAGCTGTCAACCACACTGTAATATTTTTGTATGTGGTTCACTTTTGGATGTTAACACTGTGCAACACCTTTGCACTCTtatattcacatttttgcaCGACCGAATTCCCACTGAACTCACATACACTGCCCTTTTTAAATCTTGTATTAGTTGtaattgtgtttgtcttttatattttttgcatcGGTGGAAGGAGACTAGCAAATTAAGATTTTCATAGCCCGCTGTTACCATTGTGTTTTTACTGTACACATGCCCAACAAACATCTTGAATCTTACCTTGTTAACCTGAGTCACAACAGCATCCACAACCTCCCCTTTAAATGGCCGGAACACAATCGCCTTGTACTTGACTGGATACAGAACAAAACCTCGGCCGGGCTGGATCACTCCTGCCCCGATGTTGTCTATGGTAGTGACTGCGATGACAAAACCATAcctgaaagaaaagtaaaagtaaagggTCCTTTAGTAGTGTAGAGGCATTATTATGGAGCTGAAACAGTTCATATTCAATTGTCTTGCGTCTGACTGGAGACAAGTACGTCCAAGTACCTTGTGCAAAGCACTGATTGCTGCTATCGTGAAGCAATGAATGCAAAATAAGAGTGACAAAGATTTCAAATAAAAGGTGCTAAATTGCGTGTTTGTGCTTACAGAATGACCGTGCTGTTGATGGACGTGTTGCATGTGATCAACTGAAGGGTTACGTGTGCAAAAATGGGCACAAAGTTGATTGTGCATGAAAACTAGTACAGAGGCTAACTAGATATATATCCATCATCTGCAAAATCGGCCACATTTCAAAAGGTTACTTTTTCGAAAATTGGGAGAGGTATACGATGCAATGTGATTCATCAAACTTGAGACAAATTGCGCTGGATGAGTTTGTGTCTTAAAATAGCACATCTGAAGGACAGGTGCAAACCAGGAGCAAAGTGGTGCTTGCGGAGTGCAAGCCAAGCGAGAAGCAACAGGGAgggttctttttgttgttgttatttttagctCATCTaaacattttggaaattctAACAAAAGGTTATGTAACACTGACTAGTAAGCAATGCAATTTTGGAACTGCCAGTCACGTCATGTTGTTGCCATATCAACAATGAAAACTCCACTCAACTCAGACTTTCTGCAAGTCTGGGTCATTCTAGGGAATGGTGACAATTGGCCCTTGAATCATTTTTTCCCGTATGCTGCTCCGAGTTTTAAACGATACTTTGCAGGGTGGGCACACACTTGACAATTGCTATGCACCCGGgatgagttcattcattcatcttccgaaccgcttgatcctcacaagagtcgcgggggacaccctgaatcggttgccagccaatcgcagggcacacagagacgaacaaccaaccacgttcacactcacacctagggacaattttagagtgttcaatcagcctgccacgcatgtttttggaatatgggaggaaaccggagcacccggagaaaacccacgcaggcacggggagaacatgcaaactctacaccgggaggccggagctggaatcgaacccggtacctctgcactgtgaagccgacgtgctaaccactgggctaccgggctgaCCCCCGGGATGAGTTatagcaaaaaaaatctttttccaagatggcgcccgaaaaaaatagctttgctatttttgttgtttttgtctttgttttgtcacatggtgttgttgTTACGTGGTGTGGATCTGGTGTGggctgttttcagcatttttggccacgacattcatcaaagaagaagaatctgtgcttggtggttgcgccttctcggcagcacacaCGTACCAGCGCTGATTTTTTTGATTGGGagaaatgtcggcgccatttgactgtcgttgctggacatccCCCGGGGCGCTTATGTCTTGCGCCTGAagtaggcagcattttcacagccccgctttgttcagcgaaagGTCGttgctgatggacagtctgcggctggatggatgcatggattgagGAGCCAACGAtgggaagaaaggagcgtcagcgcagagcaccgatgcatatgtggaactgggagtcgtgatttggaattgaagcggatttacatgggacaggagaagagagagagccaatctctctttttcgttaatggatgttacagctttttgttgttttcaacttAGCTtgaagcagacgtgtgcacattgcagaatgacgtctttgatccactggtgaaaaggacaccttgattcactcctctttcatctataactgcttcagacaacaagtgtatgcaggaaagtggttaagattgtgcgattgtctgtgtctcatgtgttgccTTGtattaatttgtcattttttgttaacttttcttttgacttttctTAACGGCCCCTCGAGGGAAAAAAGCCCGttgcaaaaaatgattttgacacccctCAACTCAACCCAATGGTATTTATAGaaaactttaaaacaaccatcgctgtatacaaagtgctgtacatggagcaaatatcatatatacaacaacaaaacaataacaaagacagtagaaaacacaaaaactgtaaatgctgagtcaaatgccaaagaatacaaatgagctttgagacgagttttaaagatgggcagcgatacTGCGTTAAGTCATGCAGTATAGGCTCCAGGTCCCCCACAATCACTGTGACAATAAGCagtgcggtgtgtgtgtgtgtgtatatataatatatatacattacatATAAAACTAATTTATCCACAAATCGCAAAGGAAATTAATCAAATACCAATCCCTATTCTATGCTTCAAAcagcaaagcgtgtgacggaaaagtggttaggactgcacgactgtccgtgttttatgttatgtgttgtgtttattattttactttacattaactatctatatatatattgtgcgtcgtcccgcacgcggtctgtccttccgtctgtcccttttcaaaacgtacctacttcaccgcgcagctgcgcgccgccactgcgcgccgccactgcgcgccgccactgcgcgccgccactgcgcgccgccactgcgcgccgccactgcgccgctcagggagtggctcactacgatcgcgcgggcatctcagcgaaacaatgttgtctacccacaagcattgcaataaaattgttagttatttagtagagctaaacatctctttattttcgcgataagcaatgaagatgaacaaaaagttgaaccaagcaacaacacttttgtgggccgaaggcccaccttaccagccttccgcaggaactagctgatgagccgcccggagggcggcgaaccagctagtttatatatatatataaatcagcatgtattgtattgtattcaaaatGTATAGTTTTGTTACCGTTTGTAGCTACCACTGACTTATCGAATTGCACTCAAAACATGACTGCTGAGTTGGTAAAAGTAAAATTTTGTTTAAGAACATTGTGCAGTTTTCTGTCGTGAAGAATTGCACAgcatctaaatcaggggtgcccaaactttttggatcgaagatctacttttcaatcaactaacctcccgggatctacccttaccagcgcgcgcacaaacacacacacacgccatgatgagaaacagcctgaaacagaggcatgccacacacttttgcagcctgttaactattgtagctcacacgtactgttttaaagtgcttccgtgggccctcctaggttcctattctttgctcgtgccctcagtgaattgtacaagaagcaaactctgaatgagaatcataacgataaaagatttagcgcaacagctctgatcacaagctgcaattgcaaactgctgagcgctaacaacttccggtgacgtaatcacacgccaccgtacatttaagatttacctgctttattttattttttttttaaattgtgaaaatgaaactgataagatgattagggtgcagtgtatattaacacaaaaaatatattattaacatgtacaaagacacacaaatggttgtttgttttttttcttctcgacactcctcggatctacttgggacctgtcttagatctaccggtagatggGGGGGGCCTCTGTTAACCTTTTTGCACCGCAAAGTTCAAACCCGCAGGACCCATATTAGGCCCCAGCGTCCCAACGTGGTCCGTCCCATTTTACATGTTCAATACACAAAAAATACTTACTTTCCGGTACAAGTGCCCTCCACTTCGGTAAAAAGCTTCTGCTTCACGGTATTTAAGAGATTGGGACCAAAATACCTGGGGTGAAGTAAAATTTCATGTTCCAAAGATATCTGTAAACATAAAAGGGCAGCATGAATATGAGTCAAATTTGACTTTGGCTTACTGTAGAGCATTTTGTCActaaatttcaaaataatgcgGATTCACTTGCTTTTTCGTACTCGGAGCTATGGAGCACAAAGGGCACCCATTATAAGTCATTAAAACTGCCTAAATACCGTGAAGAAGAATAAGACCCACACTTACATGGTAAAACATGTCTTCCTTTTTGTGTTCAATCTGTTCTCGATGAACGTATTTTAGTTGCATAAATGGCCCAAGATTGTTTACCCTGTCACTTGGGAAACTATGCAATACCCCTCACTAACAACCGACGACGATGAAGCGGTTGGAATGTTCTTTCCCCCCGCATTTTGCCTTTCAGGTGGTAAAATGTCTCACAATAAACTCGTTTACCGTAACAACAGAtcaagcaaaaaagaaaaattaacaaATAACAATGTTGTGTCCGACCAAAACATGAATAAGACATTTTTCTGCAGTGCGTTTAGGGCCACAAATATGATATTTTTGATTAATTGTAATATGTTAAAACTGATAGTATAAATTTGATCGACCCCTAGCGGTCGGAAGACCAACATGACCCGGAAATAGATTGTTCTGAAACGTAAACAGTCAGCTGTCGTAAAATATCAATGATACCATAAAGCAACGGAGAAACACGTAAATTCAgtctacgtttttttttctatttaccaACACAGCATCGTTTTCTACTGAGCCCCTAAGAAagagagtgagaaaaaaaagaggtttagAAAAGTCTTCGGTAAATGAAACATATTATAACGTCCAGTTTTGTTTGAAGTATCATCGATGTCCCTGATACTTTTGTAGTTGAGGGCTTCGTTGTTTTTCGTGGATAGCTCTATTACGAACGGAGAAAGACGTCTGCATCGCAGCACGTTCGAGAGCACAACccaatttttcaaaattattttatcaGATTCTTCCTTTTCATagacaataaaaacatttttgatgcgAGGCTAAGGATTTCTTGATATATTTCTAATCTACCAAAATAACTCAATCTATAACAATTGAAAGAATCGCCTATATTCTGGTATGATAAAGCAACATTCCTTTTACCGTGCTTAACATAGCTTGAGTTATGCGTGAATTACTCTTATTTTATAATCCTTTGTTGTGGtcaccccaaaatatttcactTCATCTTGTGTTGGTGTTCCATAAAATTTATTAGATGATCATGTTTCAACATCAACTCAGTATAATCCAGATTCTTTAGAAAACGCACCTTTTTATTAATTGCCAATTGAATATTTTCTGCTCTCTTTGGAAATATTATATCATTCACTATTTGCATTATTTTCTGATGATTACACTGTACAATTAAAGGCTCAATATCAGGACTAATACCTGTAATTCAGATAACTCAGAGAATGTATTTGAATGAAGAGCAACCAATTTAAATCATCCGTAAAGAGCATATTATAttaataaaatgtaaagaaacGTTTATTTTTCCAATGTATGCAGATTTATGGGACACCATGTTTGTCGAGGGTTTTTGggatgacattttgtttcagcttTGCTGAAGAATAAATCGTCGGCTTGCTATCTATGGGGCCTCCAGGCACCGCCGTGCGCGTGCTTCAAAATACACGCGCTTCGAACTTGGGTCGTTGCATTTTATTCGTGCACAGTAGATACCACTAAGTCCACCACTGGATGGCAGAGATTCTGCACATTGtacctcaaataaataaatacattgcaaaacatgaaaatgacgCACGGCTAGACCGACCTCCCACCCCCTACCAAAAATAAATCCTTATTGAAGGGAAGTACAGAACAGTAAACCGTTTACATGAAGTTAACATACTGGAAAGGTGTGTACAACACAGAGAAGAAAGAAACCCTATATGTTTCACATTTAAATAAAGTAAACGTTTGGACcgcccttattttttttaatagaccgCCCCTGTGTGTGACAAGGAAGTGTGAAACGGCAGGCGTACCCATAACACGGTACTGCGATTGGTTAGATTGActcttgaaaaaaattgaaaacaagtTATGGAATGACAAGGATATTGCAtcgatatatttatatttatcaaCTGAAATTATCGAGTAGCGATAGACTGGAAAGTTGCTTTCGAAACCGTAGCTGTCTTTGTCAACCCTCCTTCTATTTGCTACGTAGAAATAAAAACGGGATCTAATGGCTAGTATGTTTGTGCGGAGGTTCTTTCTGGTTGCCACTGACATTGTAAGTTGTGAGTCAAATGATTCGCTCTACGTTTAATATTTCCGTGTTATCTTGTAACTGTACTTGATTGCGTCCAGAAATCTCCGCGGTTGGCCTGTCTGATTAAGAGCAAACGAGTGCAGAAGACTGCCGCCCGGGCAAGACCTTTCTCCAGTGATCCTCCGGAAAGAATCAGCCGCTATCCAATTCCTTACAAGAAAGATTTGCCATACGACATAGTGGAACTTATGGAGGAAGTAGAGTCCAAGGTAGATAAAAAGCGCCTCGCGATATAATTGCAATATAATGACTATAACGCATTTGTTTATAGGGAGGTTTCTTACCAAACGTCTTCAAAGTCCTCTCTCACAGACCCGCAGAGTTTCGAGCCTTCTTCTCTTACTACAATGAACTCATGAGCAAGGAAACAGGTGTGTTTACTTCTCTTTCTTTATTAAAGAACATGCAGGATACTGAATATATAGTACACTATAATGGCGGTATGGCATGCTGTGTTTAAAGTGGACACACggaaaattttcttttttataataataataatacattttaattataagcggattgagcagcagcagccaaaacgcgccagcattcacacaacccgaaagtcagaaagaaaccacaaggggggggggagaaaaaaaccacgctcgaactaccctcattttgaggataatttgagtgaggcaaaaaactcctgcacaagcatatgacagttacaacaggtcacaagacatgaaCAATGAAGACAGTGAaataagggaatgtatgagggacggggtgatggtgggggactagcttccgtgcatattttcatcaggggaaggtcgagatattatgttgttttggtagcaggctgcccaagaatttaagacagccttgagtccgtggcttatgtctctttagtggcgtctatcagccaaatccgtgatttcagtcgatatttgagcacggattccagtttctccaagttgttgtccatcctgcagcgacgctccaaaaccgcaacagtttgtggttgagcacagtctgagtctgagtgttggacatccgcgttatgtcatccttagaccggcagcctcttccaatagagccgctcccgtcggttgaatttttcgatagatcaggaaactgctcacaccaaacagcagcatacctgttatcggaaggccgaaaatgtagatgtcatccacatcctcaacggacagtgttgacacacCGTTCttcgcttcctccaaggatctaggttgtacccagcagcaaaagtccactgcctgctcttctcatcgagaaatggtggcgatggcatcgagagaccagccaaccaattacatgtttgtttttagaatgaaaatacgacaggaggctaggaaaagtcagacaaagacagcacatggactgagtggcgagcagggaagggtgggggtgtgggtgcGGTGGGagacaggagcagaaagcaaaagcgtccgccttcgtcgagagccaagcaagaatttttttcttgtacacAAATAATTTACTAACTTAATAAACGTAGATATTATATATAAACTTTTCTGTGGGAAGCAAATATATATGAACCATTCATCCATGATCGGAACCACTTTGTCCTTCcgagggtcgcggggatgcTAAAGCCTGTCACAGTTGTCTTTGGGAAGTAGTCTTGGCACactctgaagtggttgccagccaatcgcagggcacatttagacaaacaaatattcacactcacaatcgcTCCTTggaacaatttacagtgttcaatgaACCTACCATGCTATACCACCACCGaaaccatgacctctgcactgtaagacagacgtgctaaccagtcgtccatcATGCTGTCCCAAATATATACCCAAAAGTCAATACTAATTACAATGTACACAATCagaaagggggaaaataaaGTATTTTGACCTTCTATGTCTCGGAATTATAACCTGATGATTCTTATGTAATGACATTTTGTATTGATCAGTATTCAAATGAGATTCTTTTGGCTTCCAGGTGGACTAACCAAGGCAGATCGTGAGCTAATCGTGGTGGCCACCAGCATCCATAATAAGTGTCTTTACTGTGTGGTTTCCCACAGTGCACTTCACCGCATCTATTCAAAGAACGCTACTCTCTCAGACCAGGTAGCACATGTAACAAACCAACATTTCTATTGTTTATGCGAATTGACATGTACGTTTTTAAGTCACATCCATTTTTATATTATGGTACACAAAGACAGACAATTGAATAAACTGTACTATCTACGGAGCAGAGTCAGAGACGGTGCTGTACATACTTCTCTTTTCAGCTCTGTCACAATTTGTTTCTTTTAGGACGTGTAAGAAACAGGAATATAATTATAATTGTCAATGTCACTGTACATATTTacgcattttattttacattattactgtatatggcaTGTTTCACTCAAAAATTAGCTTGCCGCTGGTGTGAGCTCACATGAGAATATCCTCATGAGCTCCTTCTGACTTCTCCCCCAGGTGGTGGTCAACTATGAGAATGCAGAGCTCCAACCACGAGAACGAGCCATGTTGGACTTTGCCATGGCTGTGTGCCGCGCagacaccatcactgagcagcACTTCAAGTCCTTAGAGGAAGTGGGCTTTGACAGCGAGGACGCCTGGGATATCGCTGCCATCGCAGCCTTCTTCGCCATGTCTAACCGACTCGCCCACCTCACTGACATGCGGCCAAACAAGGAGTTTTACAACATGGGCCGCATCCCGCGGGACAAGAGCAAAGACAAAGAGGGCAGCAATTGATTTACCAGACAAGTTTGATTTAGGATAAAATATTATGATTTACTGACTTATATGTAAATCAGTCAAGGCTATGATCCATACTTGTACATACAGTTGTGAAATGATCACTTTTGGCTGTCATTGTTTgggatgacatttttaaaaatgttttgtgtattATTTATGTAGTTATGCAGACGGTCTAACAAAGGCTCTTTAGGCAGAGCTCTgcctaaaaaaacatttgaaatgtgtagtatgcatttattttaaaatatttttccaggGAACTGTGCTGTTCATGGGCAGCCCAGTAGTCGAGTGGTTCGctcgtcgacttcacagtgcagaggtaacgggttgaattccagctccggccttcctgtgtggaatttgcatgttctccccgtgctcacgtggggtttctccgggtcctccggtttcctcccacattccaaaaacatgcatggcgggctgattgaacactccaaattgtctctcggtgtaagtgtgtgcgcgaatggttgtttgtttcggtgtgccctgctattggctggcaaccggtttagggtgtcc
This window of the Hippocampus zosterae strain Florida chromosome 1, ASM2543408v3, whole genome shotgun sequence genome carries:
- the polr2g gene encoding DNA-directed RNA polymerase II subunit RPB7, with translation MQLKYVHREQIEHKKEDMFYHISLEHEILLHPRYFGPNLLNTVKQKLFTEVEGTCTGKYGFVIAVTTIDNIGAGVIQPGRGFVLYPVKYKAIVFRPFKGEVVDAVVTQVNKVGLFTEIGPMSCFISRHSIPSEMEFDPNSNPPCYKTVDEDIVIQQDDEIRLKIVGTRVDKNDIFAIGSLMDDYLGLVS
- the si:ch211-175m2.5 gene encoding uncharacterized protein si:ch211-175m2.5, whose protein sequence is MASMFVRRFFLVATDIKSPRLACLIKSKRVQKTAARARPFSSDPPERISRYPIPYKKDLPYDIVELMEEVESKGGFLPNVFKVLSHRPAEFRAFFSYYNELMSKETGGLTKADRELIVVATSIHNKCLYCVVSHSALHRIYSKNATLSDQVVVNYENAELQPRERAMLDFAMAVCRADTITEQHFKSLEEVGFDSEDAWDIAAIAAFFAMSNRLAHLTDMRPNKEFYNMGRIPRDKSKDKEGSN